The Longimicrobiales bacterium nucleotide sequence ACGAACCGTAGTCCGACGTCTACCCGTGTGACCGTTGCGGCGGCCACGGCGGCGAACTGCCGCTGCCGCACGAACGGGATGTACGTCGCTCTCCCCTCGACGCGCACGTCATCGCCGAAGCTCTCGAGTATGTTGGACACCGCTTCGAAGACGGGACGAAGCGAGGCCTTCGCACCGGCATACTGCTGATCGATGAATGCAGCGAGTGAAGGTCGCTTCCAGCCGGCGGCGCGCGCCGCCGCATCCGCGATCGCCCACTGCGTGTTCTGCCCGATGCCGTGCTCTTC carries:
- a CDS encoding DUF5655 domain-containing protein; the encoded protein is MTPSSPDAMMAAVTASMKERTGRSIDEWTEAVRASGIDPLAQNAVRRWLREEHGIGQNTQWAIADAAARAAGWKRPSLAAFIDQQYAGAKASLRPVFEAVSNILESFGDDVRVEGRATYIPFVRQRQFAAVAAATVTRVDVGLRFVDAPESPLLQPANAPGQATHRLSLTTVDDVTGEVADLLRAAYDQNG